A stretch of DNA from Gemmatimonadaceae bacterium:
GATGGTGGTGCGGGCGCACGAGGACAAGACCTACCCCGGCGCGATCATCGCGTCGATGAGCATTCCGTGGGGCTACGCGGTGCCTGCTGACAAGCCCACCGTGGGCGGATACCATCTGGTGTGGGCGCGGGATCTGTACGAAGCGGCCACGTCGCTGATGGTGGCCGGCGACAGCGCCACGGCGCGCCGCGCCGCGCGCTACCTGTTCGACGTGCAGCAGGAGCCCGACGGCCGCTTCCCGCAGAACAGCTGGCTGGATGGCAAGCCCTACTGGACCGGTATCCAGATGGATGAGCAGTCGTATCCCATCGTTCTGGCCTGGCAGCTCGGCATCACCGACAAGACGACCTGGGAAAAGCACATCCGGCCGGCGGCCGAGTTCGTGCTGGCGCACGGGCCGGCCACGCAGCAGGAGCGGTGGGAGGAGGTCCCCGGGTATTCGCCTTCTACTATAGCTGCCGAGATCGCGGGGCTGGTGTGCGCGTCGGCAATCGCGAAGCAGAACGGCGCTCCGGAAGACGCGGCGCGGTATCTGGCCACCGCCGACGACTGGGCGGCGCACGTCGAGCCGTGGTTGGTGACCACGACCGGGCATCTGGGCGGCCCGCTGGCGCCGAAGGGCTACTACATGCGCGTCGACAACAACACCGATCCCAACGACGGCTACCAGCTCGACACGCGCAACGGGACCGGGATTCACGACGAGCGCGACGTGGTGGACCAGGGGTTCATCGAGCTGGTGCGCATGGGCATCCGCCCGGCCAACGACCCGATCATCGAGAACTCGCTCAAGATCATCGACCAGACCATCCGGGTGCAGACGCCCAACGGTCCGGACTTCTATCGCTACAACCACGACGGCTACGGCGAGACGTATTTCGGCGGCCCGTGGCTGGGTGAAGGGGTGGGGCGGCTGTGGCCGATCTTTGCCGGCGAGCGCGGCGAGTACGAGATCGCGCTGGGCGCCGATCCCACGCCCTACCTGCAGGCCATGCTGCACTTTGCCAACGACGGCGGCATGATTCCCGAGCAGGTATGGGATCGCGCCAACCCGTCGCACGCGGGGTTCGTATTCGGCACGGGCACCGGCAGCGCGACGCCACTGGTGTGGAGCATGGGAGAGTTCATGCGGCTGGCCGTGGACGCGAAGGAGAAGCGCGTGGTGGAGCAACCGGCGATCGTCGCCCAACATTTTCTGAACGGCGCCAAGCGCTGACCCGCATTCGAGGTTCCATGAACCGCCTGCACAGAATTCTCGCGCGCACACTCGCCTGGGCCGCGCTGTCGTTCGCGGCCGTCCCGGCCGCGGCGCAACGGCAGCGGCTGTCGATGGATCCGGGATGGCGGTTCACGCTGGGCGATCCCGCCGGCGCCCTGCGGCCCGCGTTCGACGATCACCAGTGGCGCCGACTGGACGTGCCGCACGACTGGAGCGTGGAAGGCACGCCCATGCGAACGGCGCCGGCGGGCGGCCGGGGCGGCTACTTCCCCACGGGCATCGGCTGGTATCGCAAGGCGTTTCGCATGCCGGCGGGATGGCAGGGTCACGAGGCGTGGCTGCAGTTCGACGGCATCTATATGAACAGCGACGTCTGGATCAACGGCGTCCACGTGGGCCACCGGCCGTACGGCTACACGAGCCTGTCGTACGACATCACGAAGCACCTCGTACCGGGCATCAACGTGGTGGCGGTGCGCGTGGACAACTCGCAGCAGCCCAATTCGCGGTGGTACACGGGCAGCGGCATCTACCGCCACACCTGGCTCACGCTCGTGAACCCGGTGCACGTGGCGCACTGGGGCGTGTACGTGACCACGCCGTTCGTGGATTCGGCGCGCGCCATGGTGCTCGCGCGCACGCGGGTGGACAACGATCAGAGCGCGCCGCGGCACGGCACGCTGCGCACGGTGATCGTGGACGCGTCGGGGCACGAAGTGGCGCACGCCGACACCGCGTTCTCGCTGGACGCCAGCGAGCACGCCGCGTTCGTGCAGCGGCTGATCGTCACCGATCCGCACCGCTGGTCGGTGGACGACCCCACGATGTACTCGCTGCGCTCCACCGTGCTCGAGGGCGCGCAGGCGGTGGACACCACCGAGACCCCGTTCGGGATCCGCACCATCGCGTTCGACCAGGATCGCGGCTTCCTGCTCAACGGCCAGCCGGTCAAGCTGCACGGCGTGAACCTGCACGAGAGCGCCGGCGCCGTGGGCGCGGCGGTGCCGGAGCGGATCTGGCAGTCGGAGCTGGCCAAGCTCAAGGCCATGGGCGTGAACGCCATTCGCACGTCGCACAATCCGCCGGCGCCCGAATTCCTGGACCTGTGCGACCGCATGGGCTTCCTGGTCATGGACGAGGCGTTCGACGAGTGGACCTACGGCAAGGTGCCGTACGGCTACCATCTGCACTTCGCCACCTGGGCCGACCGCGACGTCTCGGACTACGTGCACCGCGACCGCAACCATCCGTCCGTCATCCTGTGGAGCGCCGGCAACGAGATCGGCGAGCAGAGCACGCCCGAGGGCGTGACCATCCTGCGCCACCTCGTGGGACTGTTCCATGCCGAGGATCCCACGCGGCCGGTCACCACCGGCAACGACCAGATCGCCGCCGACGGGCATCCCGCGCTGACGGCGTTTCTCAACAGCGAAGACGTGGTGGGCTACAACTACGTGGACCGGTGGCACGAACGGCGCGAGCTGTTCGCCGAAGAAGACCGGCACGCCCACCCCGACTGGAAGATGGTGGGCACGGAGAGCGCGCCGGTGGAGAACGCATTCGGCGACCGGTATTCGCTGGGGCCCGACAGCACCAAGGTCGAGCCGAACTACACCGCGGGGATGATCCGCGGCGAGCGGCTGCTGGCGTGGATCACGACGCACGACTACTTCTCCGGCGACTTCATGTGGACCGGGATCGACTACCTAGGCGAGGCGATGTGGCCCAGCAAGGGATTCCCGTCGGGCGCGCTCGACATCATCGGACGTCCCAAGGATTCGTACTACTTCTACCAGAGTTGGTGGACCCACGCGCCGGTGCTGCATCTCTTTCCGCACTGGAACTGGCCGGGCCGCGAGGGCCAGATCATTCCCGTGCTGGCGTACACCAACTGCACGAGCGTGGAGCTGTTCCTGAACGGCCGCTCGATGGGCACGAAGAGCCTCGAGTTTCCCGCACAGGGCACGTCGGGCGGGTGGAACTCGTACGCCACGCCCAAGGTGAACGCCACCACCAACGACCTGCACCTGAGCTGGGACGTGCCGTACGAACCCGGTGTGCTCACGGCGGTGGGCACGCGCGACGGCAAGGTGGCCTGCCACGCCGAGGTGCGCACCGCGGGGCCGCCGGTGGCCATCCGCCTGTCCGCGGACCGCGACACCATCGCCGCCGATCCGCGGGACGTGGGGCTCGTCACCTTCGAGGTGGTGGACTCCGCGGGCGTCGTCGTGCCCACGGCCGGCAATCTGGTGCACGTGACGGTGACCGGCGGGCGCCTCGTGGCGCTGGACAACGCCGATCTCGAGGACCATGCGCCGTATCAGTCGGACCAGCGCCAGGCGTTCAACGGTCGCGGATTGGCCATCGTGCGCTCGGACGAGACCGGCGCGCTGCGCGTGACGGCGACCGCCGGCGGGCTGCGGCCGGCGATCCTGACGCTGCAGGTGGTGCGCGGGCATCCGGTGGCGGTGGTGCCGGCGGCGCG
This window harbors:
- a CDS encoding glycoside hydrolase family 15 protein; protein product: MVVRAHEDKTYPGAIIASMSIPWGYAVPADKPTVGGYHLVWARDLYEAATSLMVAGDSATARRAARYLFDVQQEPDGRFPQNSWLDGKPYWTGIQMDEQSYPIVLAWQLGITDKTTWEKHIRPAAEFVLAHGPATQQERWEEVPGYSPSTIAAEIAGLVCASAIAKQNGAPEDAARYLATADDWAAHVEPWLVTTTGHLGGPLAPKGYYMRVDNNTDPNDGYQLDTRNGTGIHDERDVVDQGFIELVRMGIRPANDPIIENSLKIIDQTIRVQTPNGPDFYRYNHDGYGETYFGGPWLGEGVGRLWPIFAGERGEYEIALGADPTPYLQAMLHFANDGGMIPEQVWDRANPSHAGFVFGTGTGSATPLVWSMGEFMRLAVDAKEKRVVEQPAIVAQHFLNGAKR
- a CDS encoding glycoside hydrolase family 2 TIM barrel-domain containing protein yields the protein MNRLHRILARTLAWAALSFAAVPAAAQRQRLSMDPGWRFTLGDPAGALRPAFDDHQWRRLDVPHDWSVEGTPMRTAPAGGRGGYFPTGIGWYRKAFRMPAGWQGHEAWLQFDGIYMNSDVWINGVHVGHRPYGYTSLSYDITKHLVPGINVVAVRVDNSQQPNSRWYTGSGIYRHTWLTLVNPVHVAHWGVYVTTPFVDSARAMVLARTRVDNDQSAPRHGTLRTVIVDASGHEVAHADTAFSLDASEHAAFVQRLIVTDPHRWSVDDPTMYSLRSTVLEGAQAVDTTETPFGIRTIAFDQDRGFLLNGQPVKLHGVNLHESAGAVGAAVPERIWQSELAKLKAMGVNAIRTSHNPPAPEFLDLCDRMGFLVMDEAFDEWTYGKVPYGYHLHFATWADRDVSDYVHRDRNHPSVILWSAGNEIGEQSTPEGVTILRHLVGLFHAEDPTRPVTTGNDQIAADGHPALTAFLNSEDVVGYNYVDRWHERRELFAEEDRHAHPDWKMVGTESAPVENAFGDRYSLGPDSTKVEPNYTAGMIRGERLLAWITTHDYFSGDFMWTGIDYLGEAMWPSKGFPSGALDIIGRPKDSYYFYQSWWTHAPVLHLFPHWNWPGREGQIIPVLAYTNCTSVELFLNGRSMGTKSLEFPAQGTSGGWNSYATPKVNATTNDLHLSWDVPYEPGVLTAVGTRDGKVACHAEVRTAGPPVAIRLSADRDTIAADPRDVGLVTFEVVDSAGVVVPTAGNLVHVTVTGGRLVALDNADLEDHAPYQSDQRQAFNGRGLAIVRSDETGALRVTATAGGLRPAILTLQVVRGHPVAVVPAAR